TTAAATCGGGTATATTAAATCCTTCGAAATTCGGCATATTattgttacgtgggggtgagggtgtactgagcggtggtagttaatgattaattgaataatcaagctcccacgtaacgacaatgaataataatcaaaactaagagaagacctacctttcgataagccggtaatttgtaggatcgtgttgctatagtcctgtacaggtctgtgaggtttgtttaaattgttgaggcaattttacaataataaaaattggaagaaggtcgttcaaaataaatgtttaatatgatttaactggtaaaagttgaagtatattctgtttcgatttggtgattgaaatatctggtaaacaatcaatggtgataATGATATATGAGCCGAAAGTAATAATTCACAAAgtgttcaattttataaaaatcgtgTGTTGTTCTATTctaaaggatattattatttgcaccaggaacatctactctgaacgatggtcgactagctggtcgtgattattgcattgtatctctctttttagattatcttaaatcaattatatatactattgttaagtcttatttgttaattgttggaaacaataagtacgattgaattgggggtagtgaagctacccatcaattctagacttggttttgaacgaaaattactgaagtagattttgattaaaaaggtgaaacaagaattcgttcaatttcgaagattaacactcggattgtcttagctttaggtgaatcggtcgacgagattgagagccgtcggatcgtgtcggtctgcttCGGTAGAATTCTGgaccaggggcctcacctcaagtttcgaagagttgatcaatcgaacgaTGCCGAACGTCGGTCACTTATTCTTTTTAGATTTGGAATGATATCTTGTTAACGGAAGTTATAGTTGAAAGTgtcaattttctgattttgacgtatgttaaaattgattgcaacgatttatttattaaaaactcaatttaattatggaaaatggaatggcataaaaatgtctattcgcgaaatgatgagatttagtaaagcacagaaaagatgaaaacgcagaagaaagtgagtctcttgcagctaacagaataactgaatgctcaaatttgacgaattagcgcgagactttaggccggtcacaactaagattttccgaacgctactattgctcgagagggctaatccgggtttacgtccacgcacttcgcgacttgacagacgaaagacgcggcttcttgggcccgagggtccaaggagctgcagttgtaataagttacaacggtaattagccaatgaggtgcgagggcgacctcccggtgcccaaatccacatggtcagcgttacttctcgctcttcgacggtgttccgacgactctcaatctcgtcggtgacacattgaaaatatgaacaaaagttatttgcatgcaatgttcacacattcattcatacattccaataagtaatctattttaatttggtggttctaaaggtagtggtttatcctagttattgattatagttttaacttaaagagagggatatttccagtctgagcgctactgatgctaattcagcagtctcctatctcagttcttggtaccagttataagaaacaattttgaaccttatactagggatcattgttggtctctacgtgacttttgccaggaggggtggaactcgccgttattagtATTCGTTAGTTTGCTCTTGTATTTTCTGGTCAGTTATCTGATAAAcgaaacgaattgaaatgtTATTTTGAACAGTTCCCACGTTGATCATCGTAAACTGTGGTGTCGGAAACGTCGAGGAGAATTCGATAGCTCTTTTCTGACGTGGTGTATTTTCATCAAGAGAATCGCAGGACGCGTCACCCTCGGCGCATGACGTTTTTGGCCCTTTATTCTCctgtttccaaaaaatttagCAACTTTTACAAAgtttctcatttattttcaacgttatttgaatgaaaataaaaacgcgaCGACACTAAACGAACGTCTaaactgagagaaaaaatgtctGTAGCAAAACCTTTATCAttgaataacgaaataatgaaTTCTATCAATTGTGGTGGAATCTACTTATCGAGGCGTATTGATCTCACATTCGCCATACTCTTATTGTGGGGTTCCATATTTCGTTTCAAACTTTCGTCGAAATATCGGATCGGAAATTTAAAACGAGCGATTATTGTGGAAATGCTTCAGACACCGTAGTAACAAATATTCGGATCtggattttaataattatcggAGAAGatgcattattttttcagagtataaaaaataacgtttcaagaataaaatttctctgGTCCAATTATGTATTTTCCTAACTTAATGTCGACTACaccagaaaaatatttttcgtatagAACAATCTCGCGATTTGAATtggcattttctttttccgaaactgataaaatgaaataaatttttccacgttttAAACGTCATGCTTCCgttaattgtttgaaaattgtcgtAGCTCTTGCATCATgcgaacaaaataattacacttCTCCTAAACTATAGTTCAGTTCTTGTTCAGTGCATGCGGATAAAAATTGGCATTGATTATCTCTTTGGTTGAATAGAAATTGCAAACGGTCGAGTTCTAGAACGGTCGAAATGctgaagatttttcatttttgggaGTATTCTCGAATTTTTCCGTAATCGTTGAAGATTCTTCCATATTCAAGTTATTATCTTGATAATTCGCGATCGTCTCGACCATTTTGAAGTTCAAACTATCGATTTTCGGACTCTTCAAAAGCACGACGATTCGGAATTTTGCTTAAAAAATAATCCGCAAATTTGAATCCTAAACGCTGTCAACTCTGATTCGAGATTTGGTCTCACCTCGGCACTTTGATCGGATCGTATTGCTGTCACCGTCATGAATTCCGGAATCGTCACAGTAGCGGTAAAAAGACGATATTCGGAGGTCGATTTCTTGTCGGACTCCCGGACGCCATCATCTTCCCTCTGATTTTCGACTTCCGATCCTTGCGACGGGATTTTCGGAGCCTTTTCATCGACGTTATCCTCCGCTACCGATTTTCGCAGGATGTTGGCGGGTGGAAATGCGCATGCCGTTCCAATCAGCGCAACGAGAATCACTGCAGATTTGTACATCGTACCACGACAAAATCCCTCGGATATTGAGACGTTCGCTCGTTCCGTGGCTGTGATTTAAATTCGAGTTATCAGCTCCTTATCCCTGCGACGACGATTATTCTTGGAATTTCCCACATACGGGAAAAAACTTCATCGCTCAAGGGGACAGGGGTCATACTTTAACGATAAACGGGCAATCTTTTTACAGCGCAAATCTGCAGATAGTTGGAAATTTATTCCTCATTATTACATCCAATTTACGTCACAGAAATTTCCTGTACTTTACGTAACtccgtgaagagaaaaaaataagaacaaaTCACGAAACATTGATAATTCCCACTTGCGATTTGATATCCATAAACACAGTTTGTATATGCGATTCTAGGCTGTtcaaataaattcatattCCACCGGGTGTCGGTGATTTTCAAggaatttatacaatttttgtaagGTTTTGATCATTGCTATCGGGTAGCGAAGactattataaaaaaattcctagAATTTTGACCATTTTTAAGTGAACTAAAAACTTGTACAAGAATAATTCCTGTCGTAATCCTCCATAGGATTTTCCCTAACCGTTGAAAATAGGTTTTTAAATTCTTGTAAACAAGAGCGTGCAAATAGTGACATGATACGTTTAAGGGATCGTCTCAGTGTGACCCTCCGAAAAATCActgattttcgcgaatttttttttaatgttcaaaTAAACTAATCGGTCcggttctttttttcataaataaatacgtttatgaagaatacaaaatgatttttttaaagtttatttattgagtgcatcattgttgtataaattgttgtaatttcaCGTAAAAAAAGGTGCTGCACGGTTTCAACGATGACGGCcgcaattttgatctgaaaaaaagtttcaaaaagattattgatctgTAGGAAAGTCGCTATCGCGCTATggagggtttttttttttcaaatttgacaaaatggcggcggtTTGATCAAAAATTGTCGAATGCGGCCCTTTTTTCCGacagtttttcgtaaaaaaaaataggaagttttcaaaaaaaaagaaaagcttccatagcgcGATAAAGAATGACGTTTAAAATGTTCTCCCGAAATTGGAACTAGATATCTTTGAAATTCTTCCTTTGAGAGTGgaaaccgttttgaaaaacaccattctgagaaaaacgcgtttaaagattgaagttggaaaagtttatataaatcgtttacttacgatCAATCGGCGATGCCaggtcttgatttttttcttggggGTTTCTCTCGTACGTCTATCCGTGGTGGATGTCAAAAACGAACTGAAATGCTTGGACAGTTTATTCTGCAAGGTTATAGAACCTAAGCACCTTAGTACTCGCGCAGGTAGAAAACCCGTTCCCTTTCTACAAGAAACGCTGTAGCGAccgtaataatttgaatttcgatttaaaaatttgagagaatGTTTTGAACAGTGTATACTATacgataatgcaaaaaaaaaaaacaattttttgaaaatttcacactgagaCGATCCCTTAAAAAGTTCCTTCCTTGTGTAGACAGTCGACAATTGAGTCAAATGTTGAGTCAATTCAGCTGTAATTTCAACAACGAGCATGATATCAAATTCGTTCTGTCGCGTGCGTGTTCTCTAGATTCTACCGATCAAGATATTTTCctcgttttgttttccttGTTTGTTCactgaaaagttttattttttctatctcttaCGATTCCTGCGGTAATTATCGAAACGTAATGCTTGATGCTAAAAGCCGTTGACCGATTACTGATTAATAAAATTGGTTTCCCTAACGGAGTTCTTTTTGTCTTATAAAATTGCGTGTTAAACGACTGCCGCCGACAAAGAAAATACCGGATCGCAACACGCGTTCTCAAAGACAGGCTCATCTACCGGCCGAGTACTGATCACAGAAAATTTTCCCAGCGCTAACCGTTTTTGAATTCTTTCGTCAACGTAAAAGCTACGGTGATTTTGACGGTGCGAGTAAAAATAGtatgaattgaagaaaatcaatcaataaataaaaatatagccGCCAGCGAAAAATGTTAGTGTATGAATTTTGGTCGGTACGATTGACATGCGATAGTTGACAAATATGTATAAGCTGAAATCGTGATAATGCCTTGGCCCAAGTCGTGCTGTTCAACGAGGGCAAATAtcatatgaaaattaaaactgaCTTTCAAAGAGCGATgtctaatatatatttatgacgATTTACCGATAACGTTAGAGATATGAATCTAGGGATACCAATTAACTTGAagtttttcacgaaatttatttatttactaggggcttcgcccctgcgcgcctcactatttccttacgcattgtctagtagacaggcgaattccttcatgttgatttgatgacaggtctgcacttgctgtccacttcaattccttctgtgcttacttttctttttttcatcaatctaagcttccattcgttggttgaaaattggtgttccttctctattgatatcgatctaccttcttgacttgctgaattatttttactgccgctctgccggttattctccaaaatcaccttctttatattattttttcctctatatttgcgttgctgttcattccgcaaaacatctctttctcttgtggtcaacatcgatcctggtcgtcctctttcctggttatacgaatatttgatggatattattctatggcttatttggttcttcgcacttacaattttattttcctctttcttttgtgatact
The Neodiprion lecontei isolate iyNeoLeco1 chromosome 3, iyNeoLeco1.1, whole genome shotgun sequence DNA segment above includes these coding regions:
- the LOC124293377 gene encoding uncharacterized protein LOC124293377, producing MYKSAVILVALIGTACAFPPANILRKSVAEDNVDEKAPKIPSQGSEVENQREDDGVRESDKKSTSEYRLFTATVTIPEFMTVTAIRSDQSAEENKGPKTSCAEGDASCDSLDENTPRQKRAIEFSSTFPTPQFTMINVGTVQNNISIRFVYQITDQKIQEQTNEY